The proteins below are encoded in one region of Paraburkholderia phenazinium:
- the otnI gene encoding 2-oxo-tetronate isomerase, producing the protein MPKFAANLTMLFNEVPFLDRFVAAADAGFNAVEFLFPYPYKVAELAERLQQNRLKLVLHNLPAGNWEAGERGIACLPDRIGEFQEGVGRAIEYAKALKVPQLNCLVGIPGPGVDAGRAHATMVDNLRFAATALKKEGIKLLVEPCNSYDIPGFALNRSSEGLDVIRAVGSDNLFLQYDIYHMQRMEGELAATIKKNLASIAHIQLADNPGRNEPGTGEINYPFLFDLLDSLGYDGYIGCEYKPRTTTTEGLDWVQRVAGQARGAAHVAA; encoded by the coding sequence ATGCCAAAATTTGCAGCCAATCTCACCATGCTGTTCAACGAAGTCCCGTTCCTCGACCGCTTCGTAGCGGCAGCGGACGCGGGCTTCAACGCCGTCGAGTTCCTGTTCCCCTATCCGTACAAAGTGGCCGAACTGGCCGAACGTCTGCAGCAGAACCGTCTGAAGCTCGTTCTTCACAACCTGCCCGCCGGTAACTGGGAAGCCGGCGAGCGTGGCATTGCCTGCCTGCCGGATCGTATTGGCGAGTTCCAGGAAGGCGTGGGCCGCGCCATTGAATACGCGAAGGCGCTCAAAGTACCGCAACTGAACTGCCTCGTCGGCATTCCAGGCCCAGGCGTCGATGCCGGCCGCGCTCACGCGACGATGGTCGACAACCTCCGCTTCGCAGCCACGGCGCTGAAGAAAGAAGGCATCAAGCTGCTGGTCGAACCGTGCAATTCGTACGATATCCCAGGCTTTGCGTTAAACCGTTCCTCCGAAGGCCTCGATGTGATTCGCGCCGTCGGTTCGGACAACTTGTTCCTGCAATACGACATCTATCACATGCAACGGATGGAGGGCGAACTCGCCGCCACCATCAAGAAGAACCTGGCGTCGATCGCGCATATCCAGCTCGCCGACAATCCGGGCCGCAACGAACCGGGCACGGGTGAAATCAACTACCCGTTCCTGTTCGATCTGCTCGATTCGCTCGGCTATGACGGATATATCGGCTGCGAATACAAGCCGCGCACGACGACTACCGAAGGTCTGGACTGGGTGCAGCGCGTAGCCGGCCAGGCACGCGGCGCGGCGCATGTCGCTGCCTGA
- a CDS encoding LysR family transcriptional regulator, whose protein sequence is MDRFKQIETFVRVADAGSLAAAALEEGVSPVILGRRIDALEKRLGVKLMYRSTRRLVVSEDGAAFLERCRGLLAEWDQAENELAAGRRAVSGHLIVSAPAAFGRKHVAPLAPPFLADKPELQLSFNLTDRVVDLVREGYDLSIRIGGAVDPNFVAVKLASNRRVVCGTPEYFRKHGRPKTLEDLPQHNCLAFNLQGGQNRGWYFRRNGKLATVRVGGTLDCNDGELLHRWVSEGLGLGWRSTWEIQQQLVRGELETVLDEFALPDYDILAVYPQQRYVPAKVRYFIDYLKEVYARPGYWSGEA, encoded by the coding sequence ATGGACCGCTTCAAGCAGATCGAAACCTTCGTGCGGGTGGCCGACGCGGGCAGTCTGGCCGCCGCGGCACTGGAGGAGGGCGTGTCGCCGGTGATTCTCGGACGGCGCATCGACGCGCTGGAAAAGCGCCTCGGTGTGAAGCTGATGTACCGGTCGACGCGGCGTCTCGTGGTCAGCGAAGACGGCGCGGCGTTTCTCGAGCGCTGCCGCGGTCTGCTGGCGGAATGGGATCAGGCGGAAAACGAGCTCGCGGCGGGCCGCCGGGCGGTGAGTGGGCACCTGATCGTATCGGCGCCGGCAGCGTTTGGCCGCAAACATGTCGCGCCGCTCGCACCGCCGTTTCTTGCGGACAAGCCGGAACTGCAGCTGTCGTTCAATCTGACCGACCGGGTGGTGGACCTGGTGCGCGAAGGCTATGACCTGTCGATCCGGATCGGCGGCGCGGTCGATCCCAATTTCGTCGCCGTGAAGCTGGCCTCGAACCGCCGCGTGGTCTGCGGAACGCCCGAATATTTCCGCAAGCACGGCAGACCGAAGACGCTCGAAGATCTGCCGCAGCACAACTGCCTCGCCTTCAATCTGCAAGGGGGCCAGAACCGCGGCTGGTACTTCCGGCGCAACGGCAAGCTGGCGACAGTGCGGGTAGGCGGCACGCTCGATTGCAACGACGGCGAGTTGCTGCACCGCTGGGTCTCGGAAGGGCTGGGCCTCGGCTGGCGCTCGACGTGGGAAATCCAGCAGCAGCTTGTACGCGGTGAACTGGAAACGGTGCTGGATGAATTCGCGCTGCCCGACTACGACATCCTCGCTGTGTACCCGCAGCAGCGCTACGTGCCGGCCAAGGTGCGCTACTTCATCGACTATCTGAAAGAGGTCTATGCCCGGCCTGGATATTGGAGCGGCGAGGCCTGA
- the priB gene encoding primosomal replication protein N, with protein MNRLQLTASVVEREPVRYTPAGVPIASCTLQHRTEVVEAGIARQVELTMPAVAAGEASGKLESCAMGVETLFTGFLAKKSRNARTLVFHITALQDIGKD; from the coding sequence ATGAATCGGCTGCAACTTACGGCCAGCGTCGTTGAACGCGAACCGGTGCGGTACACCCCCGCCGGCGTTCCGATCGCAAGCTGCACGTTGCAACACCGCACTGAAGTCGTCGAAGCCGGCATCGCCCGGCAAGTTGAACTGACGATGCCGGCGGTGGCGGCCGGTGAGGCGAGCGGCAAGCTGGAAAGCTGTGCGATGGGCGTGGAAACGCTCTTCACCGGCTTCCTGGCGAAGAAAAGCCGCAACGCCAGAACCCTGGTATTTCACATCACAGCATTGCAGGACATTGGAAAGGACTGA
- the rpsF gene encoding 30S ribosomal protein S6, whose amino-acid sequence MRHYEIVFIVHPDQSEQVPAMIERYKTTITSHGGQVHRIEDWGRRQLAYMIEKLAKAHYVCMNIECDQATLDELEHAFKFNDAVLRHLIVKMKKAETGPSPMMKEVQREEAKKAAATTQPSEAQA is encoded by the coding sequence ATGCGTCATTATGAAATCGTCTTTATTGTGCACCCCGATCAGAGCGAGCAAGTGCCCGCCATGATCGAGCGCTACAAGACCACGATCACCTCGCACGGTGGCCAGGTCCACCGCATCGAAGATTGGGGCCGTCGCCAACTGGCCTACATGATCGAGAAACTCGCGAAGGCTCACTACGTCTGCATGAACATCGAATGCGATCAAGCCACGCTCGACGAGCTGGAACACGCATTCAAGTTCAACGACGCCGTTCTGCGTCACCTGATCGTCAAGATGAAGAAGGCCGAAACCGGCCCGTCGCCGATGATGAAGGAAGTGCAGCGCGAAGAAGCCAAGAAGGCAGCTGCTACTACGCAGCCGTCGGAAGCGCAGGCTTAA
- the rpsR gene encoding 30S ribosomal protein S18 — translation MPRPTGKKFDKRRQQQNPLFKRKKFCRFTAAGVDQIDYKDIETLKDFIGENGKITPARLTGTKSHYQRQLDTAIKRARFLALVPYTDQHKA, via the coding sequence ATGCCCCGCCCGACTGGTAAGAAATTCGACAAGCGTCGTCAGCAACAAAATCCGCTCTTCAAGCGCAAGAAGTTCTGCCGTTTCACGGCAGCTGGTGTCGATCAGATCGACTACAAAGACATCGAAACGCTGAAGGACTTCATCGGCGAAAACGGCAAGATCACGCCGGCGCGTCTCACGGGTACGAAGTCGCACTATCAACGCCAGCTGGATACGGCAATCAAGCGCGCGCGTTTCCTCGCGCTCGTGCCGTACACCGACCAGCACAAGGCCTAA
- a CDS encoding 2-hydroxy-3-oxopropionate reductase — MAKIGFIGLGIMGAHMARNLLKGGHSLFVNGAYPVPEDLSKTTTVVANSTAVAQAADIVIIMVPDTPDVANVLFADDGVANGLAKGKLVIDMSSISPLDTQAFAKKINALGVDYLDAPVSGGEVGAREASLTIMVGGPEKAFALAKPLFELMGKNISLIGDNGAGQTCKVANQIIVALNIEAVAEALLFAARSGADPERVRKALMGGFASSRILEVHGERMTKRTFDPGFRIELHQKDLNLALDGARKLGIALPHTASAQQLFSVCAANGGKAWDHSAMVRALEIMANFEVAQAPGKEAKAA, encoded by the coding sequence ATGGCAAAGATTGGATTTATCGGCCTCGGCATCATGGGCGCGCACATGGCGCGCAACCTTCTCAAGGGCGGCCACTCGCTGTTCGTGAACGGCGCGTATCCGGTGCCGGAAGACCTGAGCAAGACGACCACCGTAGTGGCTAATTCGACGGCCGTTGCACAGGCTGCCGACATCGTCATCATCATGGTGCCGGACACACCGGACGTCGCCAACGTGCTGTTCGCCGACGACGGCGTCGCCAACGGTCTCGCGAAAGGCAAGCTCGTGATCGACATGAGCTCGATCTCCCCGCTCGACACGCAAGCCTTCGCGAAGAAGATCAACGCGCTCGGCGTGGATTATCTCGACGCGCCGGTTTCGGGCGGCGAAGTCGGCGCACGTGAAGCGTCGCTGACGATCATGGTCGGTGGTCCGGAAAAGGCCTTTGCACTCGCCAAGCCGCTGTTCGAACTGATGGGCAAGAACATCTCGCTGATCGGCGATAACGGCGCGGGTCAGACCTGCAAGGTCGCGAACCAGATCATCGTCGCGCTGAACATCGAAGCGGTTGCAGAAGCGCTGCTGTTCGCTGCGCGTTCGGGCGCCGATCCGGAGCGCGTGCGCAAGGCACTGATGGGTGGCTTCGCGTCGTCGCGGATTCTCGAAGTGCACGGCGAACGGATGACGAAACGTACCTTCGATCCGGGCTTCCGCATCGAACTGCATCAGAAGGATCTGAACCTCGCGCTCGACGGCGCACGCAAGCTGGGCATCGCCCTGCCTCATACCGCCAGCGCACAGCAACTGTTCAGCGTGTGTGCAGCGAACGGCGGCAAGGCATGGGATCACTCGGCAATGGTGCGCGCGCTCGAAATCATGGCGAACTTCGAAGTGGCTCAGGCACCGGGCAAGGAAGCGAAAGCGGCTTGA
- a CDS encoding replicative DNA helicase, with amino-acid sequence MNAPSKDPQIESLKVPPHSIEAEQSVLGGLLLDNAAWDRIADFLSQSDFYRYDHRIIFEHIGKLIAATRPADVITVYEALGTSGKAEEVGGLAYLNALAQNTPSAANIRRYAEIVRDRAVLRRLVSVADEISADAFNPQGKEVRQLLDEAESKVFSIAEDGARGTQGFLEIGPLLTQVVERIDTLYHTANPSDVTGTPTGFVDLDRMTSGMHGGELIIVAGRPSMGKTAFSMNVGEYVAVEYGLPVAVFSMEMPGTQLTMRMLGSVGRLDQHRMRTGRLTDEDWPKLTHAVQKMSEAQIFIDETGGLNPMELRSRARRLSRQCGKLGLIIIDYLQLMSGSSSGENRATEISEISRSLKSLAKELDVPVIALSQLNRGLEQRPNKRPIMSDLRESGAIEQDADVILFIYRDEVYNPDSPDKGTAEIIIGKQRNGPIGPVRLTFHGQYTKFDNFAGAQNFYAE; translated from the coding sequence ATGAACGCACCGTCCAAAGATCCCCAGATCGAGTCGCTAAAAGTCCCGCCGCATTCGATTGAGGCCGAGCAATCGGTGCTGGGCGGCCTGCTGCTCGACAACGCCGCATGGGACCGCATCGCCGATTTTCTGTCGCAAAGCGACTTCTACCGGTATGACCACCGCATCATCTTCGAACACATCGGCAAGCTGATCGCGGCGACGCGTCCGGCCGACGTGATCACGGTCTATGAAGCGCTGGGCACCTCGGGCAAGGCGGAGGAGGTGGGCGGCCTTGCGTATCTGAATGCGCTGGCGCAGAACACGCCGAGCGCGGCGAATATCCGGCGTTATGCAGAAATCGTGCGCGATCGCGCGGTGCTGCGCCGGCTGGTATCGGTCGCGGACGAAATCTCCGCAGACGCGTTCAATCCGCAGGGCAAAGAAGTCCGCCAACTGCTGGACGAGGCCGAATCGAAGGTGTTTTCGATCGCCGAAGACGGCGCGCGCGGCACGCAGGGCTTCCTGGAAATCGGGCCTCTGCTCACGCAGGTGGTCGAGCGGATCGACACGCTGTATCACACCGCCAATCCGAGCGATGTGACAGGCACGCCGACGGGTTTCGTCGACCTCGACCGGATGACCTCGGGCATGCACGGCGGCGAGCTGATCATCGTCGCGGGGCGGCCATCGATGGGTAAAACAGCGTTCTCGATGAATGTGGGCGAGTACGTGGCAGTGGAGTACGGCTTGCCGGTGGCGGTGTTCTCAATGGAAATGCCGGGCACCCAGCTCACCATGCGTATGCTCGGCTCGGTTGGCCGGCTCGATCAGCATCGGATGCGTACGGGCCGTCTCACCGACGAGGATTGGCCGAAGCTGACGCACGCGGTGCAGAAGATGAGCGAAGCGCAAATCTTCATCGACGAAACCGGCGGTCTGAACCCGATGGAACTGCGATCGCGCGCGCGCCGGTTGTCGCGGCAGTGCGGCAAGCTGGGTCTGATCATCATCGACTATTTGCAGCTGATGAGCGGCTCGTCGTCCGGTGAAAACCGCGCGACAGAAATTTCGGAAATTTCCCGTTCGCTGAAGAGTCTTGCCAAAGAACTCGACGTGCCGGTAATTGCCCTGTCGCAGTTGAATCGGGGCCTGGAACAGCGTCCGAACAAGCGTCCAATCATGTCGGATTTGCGGGAATCGGGCGCTATCGAGCAGGATGCCGACGTCATCCTGTTCATCTACCGCGACGAAGTTTACAACCCGGATAGTCCGGACAAGGGCACGGCGGAAATTATCATCGGC
- the gcl gene encoding glyoxylate carboligase, whose protein sequence is MAKMRAVDAAVLVLEKEGIDTAFGVPGAAINPFYSAMRKAGNISHVLARHVEGASHMAEGYTRAQPGNIGVCIGTSGPAGTDMITGLYSAQADSIPILAITGQAPRARLYKEDFQAVDIESIAKPVTKWAVTVREPALVPRAFQQAFHLMRSGRPGPVLIDLPIDVQLAEIEFDIDTYEPLPVYKPKASRKQIEAALTLLNDAEKPLIVSGGGVLNAAAEDLLVEFAETVGVPVIPTLMSWGAIPDDHPLMAGMVGLQTSHRYGNATMLASDFVLGIGNRWANRHTGSVEVYTKGRKFVHVDIEPTQIGRVFGPDLGIVSDAKAALELFVEVAREWKAAGKLKDRSAWVADCQQRKRTLQRKTHFDNVPIKPQRVYEEMNQVFGRDTCYVSTIGLSQIAGAQFLHVYKARNWINCGQAGPLGWTIPAALGVRAADPQRPIVALSGDYDFQFMIEELAVGAQFKLPYVHVVVNNSYLGLIRQAQRAFDMDFCVQLAFDNINAPEVNGYGVDHVAVAEGLGCKAIRVFKPEELKPALQKAQSMLSEFNVPVIVEVILERVTNISMGTEIDAINEFEELAIKREDAPSAISMLD, encoded by the coding sequence ATGGCCAAGATGAGAGCCGTCGACGCAGCGGTACTGGTGCTCGAAAAAGAAGGCATCGACACCGCCTTCGGTGTGCCCGGCGCCGCTATCAACCCGTTCTACTCGGCCATGCGCAAGGCAGGCAACATCAGCCACGTGCTGGCGCGTCACGTCGAAGGTGCATCGCACATGGCCGAAGGCTATACGCGTGCTCAACCGGGCAACATCGGCGTGTGTATCGGCACGTCAGGCCCCGCCGGCACCGACATGATCACCGGTTTGTACTCCGCTCAGGCTGACTCGATTCCTATTCTGGCTATCACGGGTCAGGCGCCCCGCGCGCGTCTGTACAAGGAAGATTTCCAGGCCGTCGATATCGAATCGATCGCCAAGCCCGTCACCAAATGGGCCGTGACGGTGCGCGAGCCGGCGCTGGTGCCGCGCGCGTTCCAGCAGGCCTTCCATCTGATGCGCTCGGGCCGTCCGGGTCCGGTGCTGATCGACCTGCCGATCGACGTGCAGCTCGCCGAAATCGAATTCGATATCGACACATATGAACCGCTGCCGGTCTACAAGCCGAAGGCGAGCCGCAAGCAGATCGAAGCGGCCCTCACGCTGCTCAACGACGCCGAAAAGCCGCTGATTGTCTCCGGTGGTGGCGTGCTCAATGCCGCCGCGGAAGACCTGCTCGTGGAGTTCGCCGAGACCGTGGGCGTGCCGGTGATTCCGACGTTGATGTCATGGGGCGCGATTCCCGACGACCACCCGCTGATGGCCGGCATGGTCGGCCTGCAGACCTCGCACCGCTACGGCAACGCGACGATGCTCGCCTCCGACTTCGTGCTCGGCATCGGCAATCGCTGGGCGAACCGCCATACGGGCAGCGTCGAGGTCTATACGAAGGGCCGGAAGTTCGTGCACGTGGACATCGAGCCGACGCAGATCGGCCGGGTGTTCGGGCCGGACCTCGGCATCGTGTCTGACGCGAAAGCCGCGCTCGAACTGTTCGTCGAAGTGGCGAGGGAATGGAAAGCTGCCGGCAAGCTGAAAGACCGCAGCGCGTGGGTTGCAGACTGCCAGCAACGCAAGCGCACGCTGCAACGCAAGACGCACTTCGACAATGTGCCGATCAAGCCGCAACGCGTGTACGAAGAGATGAACCAGGTGTTCGGCCGCGATACCTGCTACGTGAGCACGATCGGCTTGTCGCAGATTGCCGGCGCGCAGTTTCTGCATGTCTACAAGGCACGTAACTGGATCAACTGCGGCCAGGCTGGGCCGCTCGGCTGGACGATTCCCGCAGCGCTCGGTGTACGCGCCGCGGACCCGCAACGTCCGATCGTCGCGCTCTCCGGTGATTACGACTTCCAGTTCATGATCGAAGAGCTCGCCGTTGGCGCGCAATTCAAGCTGCCGTACGTGCATGTGGTGGTGAACAACTCGTACCTCGGGCTGATCCGCCAGGCACAGCGCGCCTTCGATATGGATTTCTGCGTGCAGCTCGCGTTCGACAACATCAACGCGCCGGAAGTGAACGGCTACGGCGTCGATCACGTCGCAGTGGCGGAAGGACTCGGTTGCAAGGCGATCCGCGTGTTCAAGCCCGAAGAGTTGAAGCCTGCCTTGCAAAAAGCACAATCGATGCTCTCCGAATTCAACGTGCCGGTGATCGTCGAAGTGATTCTCGAGCGTGTGACGAACATCTCGATGGGCACCGAAATCGACGCCATCAACGAGTTCGAAGAACTGGCCATCAAGCGCGAAGATGCGCCGAGCGCCATCAGCATGCTCGATTAA
- the rplI gene encoding 50S ribosomal protein L9: MQVILLEKVVNLGNLGDIVKVKDGYARNFLIPNKHARRATKDAIAEFEVRRTELEKVAAEKLAAAQAQGEKLAGSTVQIAQKAGVDGRLFGSVTNADIAEALVKQGFAVEKAQVRLPEGPLKLVGDHAVQISLHTDVLVDVTVSVLGEHV, translated from the coding sequence ATGCAAGTTATTCTTCTGGAAAAAGTCGTCAACCTGGGCAACCTGGGCGACATCGTCAAGGTGAAGGACGGTTACGCACGTAACTTCCTGATCCCGAACAAGCACGCACGCCGCGCAACGAAGGATGCAATCGCTGAATTCGAAGTCCGCCGCACAGAACTGGAAAAGGTTGCGGCTGAAAAGCTGGCAGCTGCTCAAGCTCAAGGCGAAAAGCTGGCAGGCTCGACGGTTCAGATCGCTCAGAAGGCTGGCGTCGACGGCCGTCTGTTCGGTTCGGTGACGAACGCCGACATCGCTGAAGCCCTGGTCAAGCAAGGCTTCGCAGTGGAAAAGGCGCAGGTGCGTCTGCCGGAAGGCCCGCTGAAGCTGGTCGGCGACCACGCAGTGCAAATCTCGCTGCACACCGACGTTCTCGTCGATGTGACGGTGTCGGTGCTGGGCGAACACGTCTAA